A single window of Candidatus Aminicenantes bacterium DNA harbors:
- a CDS encoding carboxypeptidase M32, whose translation MSPSRLMEMLAEIRLVESVNAVLQWDQETGMPPAGGKVRARQLAWLSRKSHALFTDDEFRRRLEQLVDLDTGSARNEAAPAETRRMLFLTWRGWKRHAALGADLVSQMAEHESRTQQAWTQLRRRNDFAGFAPMLKTMIELKRREADAIALGPTAYDSLLDTYEPGITAARLNHIFAELTARLLPLIRRIRQSPRFSDPDPFSPGPYPVSVQETLCREVIIAMGLDMQAGKMARSAHPFTIGIHPGDVRLTTRFNPDDFRPALFAAVHEGGHALYEQGLTPEPFGSPLEEAASMGLHESQSRVWENQVARGRPFWNWFLPRLKRAFPEKRERLDLETALFGVNRVRPGLIRVEADEVTYTLHIVMRFELERDLINGDLAVDELPEVWNARSELYLGLRPPDFRDGVLQDVHWAFGGFGYFPSYALGNIYAAAILDRARRDLPDLDSALAEGRFGVLTAWLARNVYSRGSRLFGADLVADLTGASVSPEPYLDYLETKYAEIYNL comes from the coding sequence ATGAGTCCGTCACGCCTGATGGAGATGCTGGCGGAAATCCGCCTGGTTGAATCAGTCAACGCGGTCCTGCAATGGGACCAGGAAACCGGCATGCCTCCGGCCGGGGGCAAAGTGCGCGCCCGGCAACTGGCCTGGCTGTCCCGCAAATCGCATGCCCTGTTCACGGACGATGAATTTCGCCGCCGGCTGGAACAACTGGTGGACCTGGATACCGGTTCCGCCCGCAACGAGGCCGCACCCGCGGAAACCCGCCGCATGCTGTTTCTGACCTGGCGCGGATGGAAACGTCATGCCGCCCTGGGCGCAGATCTTGTTTCTCAAATGGCGGAACATGAATCAAGAACACAGCAGGCCTGGACGCAATTGCGCCGCCGCAATGACTTTGCCGGGTTCGCGCCCATGCTGAAAACCATGATCGAATTGAAGCGTCGTGAAGCGGATGCCATCGCCCTGGGACCGACTGCGTACGACAGCTTACTCGACACCTATGAGCCGGGCATAACGGCCGCGCGCCTGAACCACATCTTTGCGGAACTGACCGCGCGCCTGTTGCCCCTGATCAGGCGAATCCGTCAATCCCCGCGCTTTTCCGACCCCGATCCCTTCTCGCCCGGACCATACCCGGTAAGCGTCCAGGAGACCCTGTGCCGCGAAGTGATCATTGCCATGGGCCTGGATATGCAAGCCGGAAAAATGGCACGTTCCGCCCACCCTTTCACCATCGGCATCCACCCGGGGGACGTGCGCCTGACCACTCGTTTCAACCCGGATGATTTCCGCCCCGCGCTGTTTGCCGCTGTGCACGAGGGCGGACACGCCCTGTACGAGCAGGGGCTGACACCCGAGCCTTTCGGTTCACCACTGGAAGAAGCGGCTTCCATGGGGCTGCACGAAAGCCAGTCGCGGGTGTGGGAAAACCAGGTGGCCCGCGGACGCCCCTTCTGGAATTGGTTCCTCCCCCGCCTGAAACGCGCTTTCCCGGAAAAGCGGGAACGCCTGGACCTGGAAACAGCGCTTTTCGGAGTCAACCGCGTGCGGCCCGGCCTGATCCGCGTGGAGGCGGATGAGGTCACCTACACCCTCCACATCGTTATGCGCTTTGAACTGGAACGGGACCTTATCAACGGCGACCTGGCCGTGGATGAACTGCCCGAGGTCTGGAACGCCCGCAGCGAGTTGTATCTGGGTTTGCGGCCCCCAGATTTCCGGGACGGTGTGCTTCAGGATGTTCACTGGGCATTCGGGGGGTTCGGTTACTTCCCCTCCTACGCCCTGGGAAACATCTACGCGGCCGCGATCCTGGACCGGGCCCGGCGGGACCTGCCCGACCTGGACAGTGCCCTGGCAGAAGGCCGCTTTGGTGTCCTGACCGCATGGTTGGCCCGGAATGTCTACAGCCGGGGCAGCCGCCTTTTCGGTGCCGACCTGGTGGCTGACCTCACCGGAGCCTCGGTATCGCCCGAACCCTACCTGGACTACCTGGAAACAAAGTATGCAGAGATCTACAACCTCTGA